GACACGTTAACACTCGCGCTTGTGAGGTGGGCAGGGGTCGGGCAGAATCGCGCGCCGGGACTTCGAACCGCATGTCACGCACTTCTTTCCATGCCGCCATCGTGGATGCCTTCACCCGCCGCGCGGGGGAGGGCAATCGCGCCGGGGTCGTTCCCGATGCCGGGCGCATGAGCGAGGCGATGATGCAGGCGGCGGCGCACGCCGTGGGCGCCTCCGAGACGGCCTTCGTGATGGCGCCCTGCGACGGAGCGCACCTGCGACTCCGCTACTTCACGCCGACTGCCGAGATCGAGTTCTGCGGCCACGCCACGGTCGCCACGTTCCATCGGCTGGTCGAGATGGGAACACTCGAGGCGCCCGGCACCTATCAGCTCGACACCGAGGCCGGCATCGTCGAGGTGGAGCTCGAGAGGGATGGGGAAGCGTGCCGGGTGTGGATCGTGACGCCTCGCCACGCATGGAACGACTCTCCGCTCGAGCCCGCCGAGCTGATGCGCCTGCTCGGGGGAACGCCGCCCATGCTCGATTCCACTCTGCCCA
This Candidatus Eisenbacteria bacterium DNA region includes the following protein-coding sequences:
- a CDS encoding PhzF family phenazine biosynthesis isomerase; this encodes MSRTSFHAAIVDAFTRRAGEGNRAGVVPDAGRMSEAMMQAAAHAVGASETAFVMAPCDGAHLRLRYFTPTAEIEFCGHATVATFHRLVEMGTLEAPGTYQLDTEAGIVEVELERDGEACRVWIVTPRHAWNDSPLEPAELMRLLGGTPPMLDSTLPIRSSGSKLFVPIRRRADLWSLTPRWDELTAAGLARELRGFYVFTREAADPAHVTQGRYFAPAVGVREDPATGSASGPLAEYLALHGVLALPEAGGDARACAEQGDAMGKPGRLQLEVRGTREGIARARVGGTAVTVMDGTLFVSDAT